In Euzebyales bacterium, the sequence CCTCGACCATGAGGATGTCGATCTCGTCGCTGCTGTGGTTCAGCCGACCTGCGACCACGAGGTCGAACACGGCCTCGCTGTCGAGGAAGTCGAAGCCCGGGAAGGCGGTCCAGCTGCCGTCGCGCGACATCGCCATCCGCACGCCCGCCACAGGCCCGTCGAACGGGGTCCCGGCCAGCAGGGTGGCCATCGACGCGCCGTTGATCGCGAGCACGTCCGGCGGGTTGACCTGGTCGGCCGACAGGGTCGTGATGAGGATCTGGACCTCGTTGCGCAGGCCGTCGGCGAAGGTCGGCCGCATCGGACGGTCGACCAGCCGGCAGGTCAGGATCGCCTGCTCACTGGGCCGGCCCTCACGCTTGAAGAAGCCGCCGGGGATCTTGCCCGCGGCGTACATGCGCTCCTCGTAGTCGACCGTCAGCGGGAAGAAGTCCAGATGCTCCTTCGGGCGACTCGACGCCGTCGAGGTGACCAGCAGGATCGTCTCGCCGATCGATGCGACGACCGCACCGCCGGCCTGGGCGGCCAGCGTTCCGGTCTCGAAGCGGATCTGGGCGTCGCCGATCGTGCCGACGACCTCGGTACTGCCAAGTTTGCTCATTATCGGGGAAACCTCTCACACTCTCTGGATACGTGTCCGGCGAAGCCGTCCCTGGACCGTTGGAAGTCGAGCGTCAGCGAGACGACCAAGATTCGTGGAACCAGGCTCCGCGAAGAGGTCAGCGTGCCCGGTGGCGACGCCAGTTCCCAGTGGACGGACCAGCACCGGCGGTGCTGAGCCTTCCACTGACAGCTGGCGCACACATGCGGGCACGCGGACCGGATATGACCGACGCCGAGCCCGACGGGCGGGCCCGGCGTGTTGTTCTTTCACCGACGCAGTCCGAGGCGCTTGATCAGCGTCCGATACCGCTCGACGTCGGTCTGTTGCAGGTAGCCGAGGAGCCGGCGGCGGCGGCCCACCATCTGGAGCAGACCGCGGCGCGAATGGTGGTCCTTCTTGTGGGTCTTCAGGTGTTCGGTGAGGTGGTTGATCCGCGCCGTCAGGAGCGCGACCTGCACCTCCGGCGAGCCGGTGTCGTGCTCGTCGGTCGCGTACTCGGCGATGATCTGCTGCTTGTCAGCGATGACCGCTCTGCTCATGTCTCGTCTTCTTCGCTTCCCTCGTCGTGGCACCAGCGGGCCGCGGTACCTACAGCTCGACGCTGGCGTCGATGGTGTGGTGCGGATATGCGTGCGAACGGCTGCGCGAACCGATGAGATTGTCACGCCCTGGAGGAGGCTCCGGGCACACCACGGACGCCATACTAACAGCTTCGCGGCGCCACCGGACCAACCGCATCACCCCACGTCGGCCAGCGCGCGACGTGCCTCGCGGACGTCGCCGTCCATCGCACTGATCAGCTCCTCTACGTCGGCGAAGCGCCGCTGGCCGCGCAGGAACCGCCGCACATCGACGGCGACCTGCAGGCCGTAGAGATCCTCGTCGAAGTCCAGCACGAACGTCTCGACGCGAAGGTTGGCGCCGTTGAACGTCGGGTTCGTCCCGACACTCGTCACGGCCGGCAGCCGACGACCGTCCGGGTGCTCGAACACACCCGCGTACACACCGGGCGCCGGTACCACGACACCGTTGTCGACCGTGAGGTTGGCGGTCGGGTACCCGAGCCCGCGGCCCCGGTGGTCTCCGTGCACGACCGTGCCGTCGATCACGAACGGCCGGCCCAGCAGGCGCGTGGCCTCATCGACCGCACCACGCTCGAGCGCCGCCCGGA encodes:
- the rpsO gene encoding 30S ribosomal protein S15, which codes for MSRAVIADKQQIIAEYATDEHDTGSPEVQVALLTARINHLTEHLKTHKKDHHSRRGLLQMVGRRRRLLGYLQQTDVERYRTLIKRLGLRR